Part of the Lampris incognitus isolate fLamInc1 chromosome 1, fLamInc1.hap2, whole genome shotgun sequence genome is shown below.
GAGTTGGGATAAACTCAGTTTCAATTTTGGCAACTCCAGTAATTACTTTCTTCAGAAGTTAAACGAGGAAAATTGCTCTCatgtagggatgccccccgaaacccggttctaaacgagaaccggttctaaattagtaaaaaccggagcatttttaagatccgacgtttttggctctgctatcggtagtcggtaggtactcgagaaatcatggagtgagatttatattgtggcaaatgtgtttttcgaggaatttaaacgtcgtgaacataatcttgtttgctgttttctccatctctctgtctctctctctcttactgcgcgaggggctgtgctgtgctccacacactcgctcacacacgcacagacagctctgctcaagtgctcatcatggcggagagaactaaacgttcaaaagtttgggtatatttttcaaaagtcgatgacaacaacgctcgttgccacaagtgcaacaaatcatttgccagtaagggtggcaatacaagcaatctgtcgaaacatcttttgtcgaaacatggtattaatctgcagaaatgcggagttttcgactgctttgctcgtagtgttccatccacgtccactgcaggtaagccgtatgagccatagataagGAGTTAACTAGGCTAaaaacgaattattacgaataggccaataaataaaatataattgcttagctaactgtttagctacaaatatataagccatagatacggagttagctaggctaataacgaattattacgaatagactaatagataaaatataattgcttagctaattgtttagctgcaAACATTTGAAAGATttcacaactttttgtagattgtCAGGCTGAGGCTGCAGCCACTATGTCCCAACCCACCCCTCCTCCCTCTACCACCACCGGTCCCAGCCAAGCCCAAAGTCCCTTCACGCTAGCAGCTAGTGGAAGGATGACGGAGGATAGGGTGAACGAGTGTCACAGGGCTGTGACCCAGTTTGTTGTCAAAGGCCTGCACCCCTTCTCTACAGTGGAGTCCAAGGGCTTTAGGTAACAACTAATCAGTCAGTGTATattgagttttttttaaatacatagtTGTCAAATAGGGGAGCAGCTTTGTTATAAGTTATTGAAGCAGCTATTCCCACCACTCCACACAAATTTACAATGATTCAATCCTTTCTTTACTTTAGGGAGATGACCAATGCTCTCAACTGCAAATATACCCCTCCCTGCAGGAATGTCCTCAGTAACACACTGATTCCTGCCTGGTATAATGTTGAAAAGGCAATGTTATCGCAGAGTTTAAAGATGTGCCAAAGCTAGCCATTACAACTGATGGGTGGACCAGCTTAACTCAGGACCACTACCTCACGGTTACAGCACATTACACAAGTCAAGGCAGTGTGAAACAAGGTGCTTAAAACCAGAGCTGTTTACCAGGCACTAACAGGAGATGTAGTGGCAGAGGAGATCACAGAAATTCTTGAAGAATTTAGCGTAGAAGTTGGCAAGATTGTAGCAGTGACAGTCGACAATGCTGCTAATATGGATGTTGCCATAAGGAAACTCCATGTCCTGAAAATCGGATGCTTTGCTCACACACTGAACATAGCAGCGCACAAAATCTATCAGATCAGTGCCATTGACAGGTGGGCAGGAAGAATCAGGGCAGTGGTTGTCTGGATGAAGAGATCATCCATGGCTAAAACAGTCCTGAAAGAAAAGCAGCAACTCCTAGGTAAGAAGCCAGTTCAACCTATTAAAGCATTTTTTTAAAATTCCCAATcaaattttaattaatttaattatatATTCAAGTGTGCTGTGatgaaatttttttttgtttcagacCTTCCCCAACACACAATGATCCTTGATGTGAAAACAAGGTAGAATTCTCTCTTCCTTATAGTAGAAAGATTCATGGAGCAATACCCAGCAATCCAAGCTGCATCCATGGACCCATGGCTCAGGAAACAGATGGAAAAGGACAAATTGGGCTGGCTGAAAGATGAGGATTTCCAGAAGGCTGAGGAGTTTGTACAACTCATGCGTGTCATGTACACGTCCACCCTGTGCATCTCCAGTGAACAAACTCCCACCTGTGGCCAAATCCTCCCGATCCTCAGGAAACTTGAAGACCATTTCACAGTGCAGGAGGAAGACACACTGTTTGTGTCGAGCATTAAAGAGAAGGTTTGGGGGAATCTCTCTGGACGTTACCAGGAAGACACCATCCAGGCCTTCCTACTCGAGGCGACAGCGATGGACCCCAGGTTCAAAGGGAAGATGGAGAGTGATGCCACCTGGGACCGGTTGAGGGAGGCAGCTGTAGCAGAGGAGGAGGGCCACACAGAGGAGCAgggccacacagacacagaccagcagcaacaggagtcagaagaagaaggaaaggaGGAGACAGCCACTCCACTCTACAAACCAAGGAATGCCTTGGAGGAGCTGTTTGCTGATGAAGACATGGAGCTGCGGACCACCATGCGGCAAAACACCTTGTCCGTCAGTGAACGAGTTGATCACGAACTCCAACTCTACAAAGGCCTGCCTTCCATCCCCATGTCAGAATCCCCTGCTTTGTGGTGGTGGGAAAAGAGAGGCACTCTGCCCCTGCTGACACAGCTTGCAACCACCTACCTCTGTGCCCAAGCCTCCTCCACCCCCAGTGAGAGGGTCTTCTCtacagccggggacactataagtcaggagagatcacgactcctgctagagaaggcagatatgttgatttttctgcagaagaactgttaggataatcttctaggttcttgtttgtttgtttgaacttccgttagccttttgctgtaaaaaattatttttaatatatattttttttctttatctttatctacttttatttttttatcttatttgttgttgttgaatgttgattataaagtctataattcagacgcatttaaaacattgctgctgctgttgctgctgaataaatatttgtttatatttatataaagttatataatagaataataaagcaatgtcgattctgttcttaattaagtgtctttttttcttgcacaataatcaaaaagaaccgataagagtatcgataaagtaccgaaccgataagcagtatcgataagagtagtagtatcgataaaatcctaacgatacccatccctactctCATGCCATAACAAAAAGAATATACAGACAGGGAACTAATTGACAGAAAAACTGTCATTAGTAAACGAATTTCAGTTATAGCTGACATGTGGAAAGTGAGTAAGTTGTCCCCAATGCTAATGAGTAGCTGACTGTGTTAGGATGTTTAGTTTGATGGCACTTTGGCTCAGGCTAGTTTTAGACAACAGGGAAAGTTTAAATCCAGGGAGAAAGGAGTTTGCTTATATCCATCCAAAGTTCGGGTGCTTGATACAAAAGCCAGGACATTGAAACAGAAGAAAGTTGCCTGTGGTGGAAAGTAATGGTCCCAATGTggttgaaaaattttttttttttttgcacttggtCATTTATGTAGAGTGGGTGAGCAGGAAGGCAAAATGGGAGTGACTGTCAAATATAACAGTAATTTGAAAGCCAGTAAAACTACAGCAGTGAGATAATCACAGagtatttttctttcctttttcctgATTAGGATTTTCTTTAAATCGCTGCATTGCAATTTCCGACCAAGCCAACTGCGCTGGGAATCTTGTGAGGATACTTCTGACTGGCAGACCAGAACACAGACCTGAagctagtttaaacatgacttctGAAAAAGTAGAGTCTAGCTACAGTTACAAAACTTCTAATTGAATCTTTTGAATATCCAGAATGACAAAATTGGGGTAGGAACTGCTCAAGTGAAATGAAAGTGGAAATGCTTCATGAACATGGAAGTAGGGACAAAAATCAGTTTAAAGTTGTGCTGCATTGATCTCTAATGCATCAGTAGGCTATATAACGGTCTGAAGGATAAATCACAAATTAGTTTACATTTTGTTAAATAAAGCTCTAATTTAGCAAGTAGATTCCTATTTAGTTTATTTCAGTGATACTTAATCATGTGTCATGGGGGCGATGTATTTGCTGGTTTTCTTTCCAGCCCAACAAGtaatacaccagctgatttcactaattggtACACATTTAACCAGACGGGATGACTAATTAGTAAATTCAGTGGATGTAGTGTTGGgtcagtttgtgtatgtgtgtgtggggggggtgttaggACATGTGTAACATGTTTTACTGAATAGATTAGTTGATTAATCAATTAGTTGATCGACAGACAATTAAGCGATTGCAATTTTGGTAGTCAATTGTTTGAGTCATTCATCAAATATGCTAATACCAAACATTTTTTGGTTGCA
Proteins encoded:
- the LOC130107156 gene encoding zinc finger BED domain-containing protein 4, which gives rise to MEQYPAIQAASMDPWLRKQMEKDKLGWLKDEDFQKAEEFVQLMRVMYTSTLCISSEQTPTCGQILPILRKLEDHFTVQEEDTLFVSSIKEKVWGNLSGRYQEDTIQAFLLEATAMDPRFKGKMESDATWDRLREAAVAEEEGHTEEQGHTDTDQQQQESEEEGKEETATPLYKPRNALEELFADEDMELRTTMRQNTLSVSERVDHELQLYKGLPSIPMSESPALWWWEKRGTLPLLTQLATTYLCAQASSTPSERVFSTAGDTISQERSRLLLEKADMLIFLQKNC